In one Sphingobacterium daejeonense genomic region, the following are encoded:
- a CDS encoding response regulator transcription factor, with product MMQAGAAGYLLKNVSAEELTEAIQAVYDGEQVLSKEMNDILSDKQDTVPKITEREREVLALMAKGYTTPRLANSCLSVR from the coding sequence ATGATGCAGGCTGGCGCGGCCGGCTACCTCCTTAAGAATGTATCTGCAGAAGAACTGACAGAAGCTATACAAGCCGTATATGATGGAGAGCAGGTATTGAGCAAGGAAATGAACGATATATTGTCAGATAAACAGGATACCGTACCTAAAATCACGGAAAGGGAACGGGAAGTACTCGCTTTGATGGCAAAAGGATATACAACACCAAGATTGGCGAACTCATGTTTATCAGTCCGCTGA
- a CDS encoding sensor histidine kinase, giving the protein MVATLLFDQFTAYKMNNRYAAAREKLLEVLPYVQQQSSLRNKQMVYYNLANIATRLNQYQEAVKWYEAHKSVSDTLFSDQSQAHIQELEKKYQTSEKEKTILHIKTENQKQQLSLQNTRMLVGVLLLTSIILATVGYSWHNALKNKKRLAAHQEMLLQEELKNHRQQEKLNLYHAMLQGQESERSRIARDLHDGLGGMLANVKLKLSAVATNVDKQDINQESHMELYTIINQLDHSVNELRRVARNMMPESLLYMGAASGFEGPMQCHEQCGIKDRFPDDKLE; this is encoded by the coding sequence ATGGTCGCAACCCTACTTTTTGATCAATTTACCGCCTATAAGATGAACAACCGATATGCCGCTGCAAGGGAAAAGTTATTGGAAGTATTGCCTTATGTACAGCAGCAATCTTCTTTGCGAAACAAGCAGATGGTATATTACAATCTCGCTAATATCGCAACTAGATTAAATCAATATCAAGAGGCTGTGAAATGGTATGAAGCACATAAAAGCGTATCTGACACCCTTTTTTCTGATCAAAGTCAAGCCCACATACAGGAATTGGAAAAAAAATATCAGACCTCGGAAAAAGAAAAAACTATTCTTCATATAAAAACGGAAAATCAAAAACAGCAGCTTTCCCTACAAAATACGCGCATGTTGGTCGGTGTTCTGTTGTTAACCAGTATTATATTGGCCACAGTTGGTTATAGTTGGCATAATGCCTTGAAGAACAAAAAAAGATTAGCCGCACACCAAGAAATGCTTTTACAGGAGGAGCTCAAAAACCACCGGCAGCAAGAAAAACTGAATTTGTATCATGCGATGCTGCAAGGACAGGAAAGCGAACGCAGTCGAATAGCTAGAGATCTGCACGATGGCTTGGGTGGAATGTTGGCAAATGTTAAATTGAAACTATCCGCAGTTGCCACCAATGTTGATAAACAAGACATTAATCAGGAATCCCATATGGAATTATACACCATTATCAATCAATTAGACCATTCGGTCAATGAACTGCGTCGGGTGGCACGTAATATGATGCCCGAGTCTTTATTGTACATGGGGGCTGCAAGCGGCTTTGAAGGACCTATGCAATGCCATGAGCAATGCGGAATTAAAGATAGATTTCCAGACGACAAACTTGAATGA
- a CDS encoding response regulator, producing the protein MDINMPDMNGIDATEIIRKSYPRHG; encoded by the coding sequence ATGGATATCAATATGCCCGATATGAATGGAATCGACGCGACTGAAATTATACGAAAGTCGTACCCGAGACACGGATAA
- a CDS encoding sensor histidine kinase, whose protein sequence is MNDNYPQPFQIAVYRIVQELLTNAVKHSGASQVWVQCSEEDGKFFISVEDNGRGFDARNDLFEKEGIGLSNIRNRVEILNGQFDIDATLGRGASFHIQLDIYG, encoded by the coding sequence TTGAATGACAATTATCCGCAACCTTTTCAAATCGCGGTGTACCGTATCGTGCAGGAACTATTAACCAATGCTGTAAAACACAGCGGAGCTTCGCAGGTTTGGGTGCAATGTAGTGAAGAAGATGGGAAGTTTTTCATTTCGGTGGAGGACAATGGCCGCGGATTTGATGCCAGGAATGACCTGTTCGAAAAAGAAGGAATAGGACTTTCCAATATCCGCAACCGCGTAGAAATATTAAATGGACAGTTTGATATCGATGCAACATTAGGTCGGGGAGCATCGTTTCATATTCAACTCGATATATATGGATAA
- a CDS encoding tetratricopeptide repeat protein has protein sequence MTEKLGLLVLYWLFIITWGFSQSKDNLKHYNDSLYRQIQQIQEHEAKAQALFDLSFFWSDYDTAKAFSYIREAENVLGGRGNSTYYRGLKTFYRASVYFDTDPAKAKQKYMEAEGSLKGVGAEKRLEASRYRARLWGSYGALLQREGKAHEYVEILIEKVIPLAKSIADSSLLGNNYQNVAMNLMNLGDYKNADDYYNKALQLLKGKKEALEGRFTLFINAARNALLHKNYRKSGEFIDSAAVLAVQVPNSSYIPIYHAVSGSHWAAVKNHEKQMHILKTASPQQRHRATRIWSQPYFLINLPPIR, from the coding sequence ATGACAGAGAAACTCGGATTGCTTGTTTTGTATTGGTTGTTTATAATAACATGGGGATTTAGTCAATCGAAAGACAACCTAAAACACTACAATGATAGTTTGTATCGCCAAATCCAACAAATACAAGAGCACGAAGCAAAGGCACAGGCGTTATTCGATCTAAGTTTTTTTTGGTCAGACTACGATACAGCGAAGGCGTTTTCGTATATACGCGAAGCTGAGAATGTCTTAGGGGGAAGAGGTAATTCCACGTATTATCGGGGATTGAAAACCTTTTACCGTGCCTCAGTCTATTTTGATACCGATCCTGCCAAAGCCAAACAAAAATACATGGAGGCCGAAGGCAGCTTGAAAGGTGTAGGTGCAGAAAAACGTCTCGAGGCGTCACGTTACCGCGCACGGTTATGGGGCAGCTATGGTGCTTTATTGCAACGCGAAGGTAAAGCCCACGAATATGTGGAAATTCTAATAGAAAAAGTCATTCCCTTAGCCAAAAGTATCGCAGACTCATCCCTATTAGGGAATAATTATCAGAATGTCGCCATGAATTTAATGAATTTAGGCGATTATAAAAATGCAGATGACTATTATAACAAAGCGCTGCAATTACTTAAAGGAAAGAAAGAGGCCTTGGAGGGACGCTTTACACTATTTATCAATGCAGCACGCAATGCTTTGCTGCACAAAAATTATCGTAAGTCGGGTGAATTTATAGACAGCGCGGCTGTATTGGCTGTTCAGGTCCCGAATTCATCCTACATTCCTATATATCATGCTGTCTCGGGAAGTCACTGGGCGGCAGTCAAAAATCATGAAAAGCAGATGCACATTTTGAAAACGGCCTCTCCGCAGCAAAGACACAGAGCAACGAGGATATGGTCGCAACCCTACTTTTTGATCAATTTACCGCCTATAAGATGA
- a CDS encoding LuxR C-terminal-related transcriptional regulator gives MFISPLTVESHRRNLLQKFCVTNSVSLIHRATEMKFI, from the coding sequence ATGTTTATCAGTCCGCTGACAGTCGAAAGTCACCGGCGGAATCTACTGCAAAAGTTTTGCGTGACCAATTCCGTATCCCTGATACACAGGGCAACGGAAATGAAATTCATCTAA